In Plasmodium falciparum 3D7 genome assembly, chromosome: 13, the following are encoded in one genomic region:
- a CDS encoding translation initiation factor IF-2, putative: protein MFNFCSRLLYKGKYIPVGRRIFREKLIKGRKQKSPIILLPPYITVHELRIMLNINYETCFKAANVYKCGNVYRWKDSEDRVFQTVNKRNVIIPYSTAAYVSKIFKYKPKLVQVELYCEQENYDLEHMNLLDIYKNTYIEEKKYYDEFYLLSQNNEKKNTNELKNINIRGFKNETKNCNINNDISLLINNKYISSNIYTNNKKINDEKKKNYYTVISVIGHINHGKTTLLDKITNNNLALNEAGCITQNIKPIHFEYAPFKFTFLDTPGHKVFQIFRGRAAFLSDILIILISLEVGAEIQTEEAIKYADKFDIPVIFVLNKADIYGSNESIVKAELKNQCRKMYDEQILKHNFSNEIDKAITISSLTGYNLHKLINRIYFLSQHMNLPYNNINNDNINSNNIDNNLAYESMKKNFLIPQNKDDININHLDNNDNNNNNNNIHLSKNNPTHDNSNLLKKYIRKSDFLLALDTYPFGMGIVVDISKNSSKGTILNVIIRNGFFIEGNYFICGSAYGRIQKMYKFNTNFKENCTYASVGMAIQIAGIRKYGNATTDDLIFTLPQNNAFRLCQYRLMVEKLSTLQVSGKEISVSWENDMKKNEYHAEDIYENRLEMSDKRKAIEEFGVQNEPIFNDITYEEFHKSNTQLKKEQDNYIEIQLEEENENQKSNIEKINKIQNVLSNDEYDDCIVIPHDNTYSFLKTSKNEEMHVSKHAQISSLNNTNEAILNDTQMCQQNEQMKEEMDSIYTDKINANMEKEGDIIYDQEINDNKKGYKIDSQNNSELSQINKKKNQIIKDDHNSEYDNETNEAQVNTNNIYNINNEENSTNSNSYKEYLETYNVETTIPRRGRKNKYSKNIYKINTKSPFKDNVTNRSNYNNDNNYNSNNNQNNDLRAPWYYEESEETWAKKVLQRNDELMETWRNKTKQRELEKQRQIFYEKQMILKNEMIKRNLLGEEKLTEEQINAYLYDEPNKNKKYDTDINQNDQNDNDTHTDDKFNLPKKNCPVIPIIIRTNYVGIFDIFLDEFENLQKKYNVKISVVHGGIGPITPNDVVHAEVESHFGYCCIYAFQVKVLPDSVKQAVLSNIVIKQFDVFTDLIDDIVKRITNIKALIAHNMYVRSLKKEKTQEGM, encoded by the coding sequence atgtttaatttttgtagCAGGCTATTATACAAAGGGAAATATATACCTGTTGGTAGAAGGATTTTTAGAGAAAAATTGATAAAAGGTAGAAAACAAAAATCtccaataatattattacctCCATACATAACAGTACATGAATTACGTATAatgttaaatattaattatgaaaCATGTTTTAAAGCTGCTAATGTTTATAAGTGTGGTAATGTATATAGATGGAAAGACTCAGAAGATAGAGTTTTTCAAACAGTAAACAAAAGAAATGTCATTATACCATATAGTACTGCTGCATATGTtagtaaaatttttaaatataaaccCAAGCTCGTTCAAGTTGAATTATATTGTGAGCAAGAAAATTATGATCTTGAACATATGAACcttttagatatatataaaaatacctatatagaagaaaaaaaatactatGATGAATTTTATCTCTTATCTcagaataatgaaaaaaaaaatactaatgaattaaaaaatattaatattcgtggttttaaaaatgaaacaaaaaattgtaatataaataatgatatatccttacttataaataataaatatatttcatccaatatatatactaataacaaaaaaataaatgatgaaaaaaaaaaaaattattatacagTCATATCTGTTATAGGACATATAAATCATGGGAAAACAACGCTCTTagataaaataacaaataataatttagcTTTAAACGAAGCTGGATGTATTACACAAAATATTAAGCCTATACATTTTGAATATGCACCTTTTAAATTTACCTTTTTAGATACACCTGGTCATAAGgtttttcaaatatttaGAGGAAGAGCTGCATTTCTTTCGGATATCttgattatattaatatctttAGAAGTAGGTGCAGAAATACAAACAGAAGAAGCTATAAAATATGCAGATAAATTCGACATTCCagttatttttgttttaaataaaGCAGATATATATGGATCGAATGAATCTATAGTTAAGGctgaattaaaaaatcaaTGTCGAAAAATGTATGATGaacaaatattaaaacaCAATTTTTCAAATGAAATTGATAAAGCAATAACGATATCGTCTTTAACCGGTTATAACTTACACAAGTTAATTAAtaggatatattttttatctcaACATATGAATTTGCcttacaataatataaataacgataatattaattctaataatattgataataatttagCATATGAGTCgatgaagaaaaattttCTTATTCCACAAAATAAGgatgatattaatattaatcatttagataataatgataataataataataataataatatacatttaagtAAAAATAATCCTACACATGATAACTCCAAccttttgaaaaaatatatcagaAAATCTGATTTTTTATTAGCTTTAGATACATACCCATTTGGTATGGGTATAGTAGTTGATATTAGTAAAAATTCGAGTAAAGGAACTATTCttaatgttattataagAAACGGATTCTTTATTGAAgggaattattttatatgtggATCAGCATATGGAAGAATTCagaaaatgtataaatttaatacaaACTTTAAAGAAAATTGTACTTATGCTTCTGTTGGTATGGCTATACAAATAGCAGGGATAAGGAAATATGGAAATGCAACAACAGATGATCTTATTTTTACTTTACCACAAAATAATGCTTTTAGATTATGTCAATATAGACTTATGGTAGAAAAATTATCGACCTTACAAGTAAGTGGAAAAGAAATATCTGTTTCTTGGGAAaatgatatgaaaaaaaatgaatatcaTGCAGAAgatatttatgaaaatagATTAGAAATGTCAGATAAAAGAAAAGCTATTGAAGAATTTGGTGTTCAAAATGAACCaatatttaatgatataaCTTATGAAGAATTTCACAAAAGTAATActcaattaaaaaaagaacaagacAATTATATCGAAATACAattagaagaagaaaatgaaaatcagAAATCAAATatcgaaaaaataaataaaattcaaAATGTCTTATCGAATGATGAATATGATGACTGTATTGTAATACCTCATGATAatacatattcatttttaaaaacgtCGAAAAACGAAGAAATGCATGTTTCAAAACATGCACAAATTTCCTCTTTAAATAATACGAATGAAGCTATTCTTAATGATACACAAATGTGTCaacaaaatgaacaaatGAAAGAAGAAATGGATTCTATATATACAGACAAAATTAATGCTAATATGGAAAAAGAAggtgatattatatatgatcaagaaattaatgataataaaaaaggatataaaaTAGATTCTCAAAATAATTCGGAACTatcacaaataaataaaaagaaaaatcaaATTATAAAAGACGATCACAATAGCGAATATGACAATGAAACAAACGAAGCACAagtaaatacaaataatatatataatataaataatgaggaAAATTCTACTAATTCTAATtcatataaagaatatttagAAACGTACAATGTGGAAACTACAATTCCACGAAGAggtagaaaaaataaatatagtaaaaatatatataagataaaTACGAAATCACCATTTAAGGATAATGTAACAAACAGatctaattataataatgataataattataattctaACAATAACCAAAATAATGATTTACGTGCACCTTGGTATTATGAAGAAAGTGAAGAAACGTGGGCAAAAAAAGTATTACAAAGAAATGATGAACTTATGGAAACATGGagaaataaaacaaaacaaagagaattagaaaaacaaagacaaattttttatgaaaagcaaatgatattaaaaaatgaaatgatcAAACGAAATCTTCTCGGAGAAGAAAAGTTAACAGAAGAACAAATTAATgcttatttatatgatgaaccaaataaaaacaaaaaatatgatacagATATTAATCAAAATGATCAAAATGATAATGACACACATACAGATGATAAGTTCAATTTACCTAAAAAAAATTGTCCAGTTATAcctataataataagaaccAATTATGTCGGTATATTCGATATCTTTCTTGATGAATTTGAAAATTTgcaaaagaaatataatgtGAAAATATCTGTTGTACATGGTGGTATAGGACCAATTACACCAAATGATGTTGTACATGCAGAAGTAGAAAGTCATTTTGGATATTGCTGTATTTATGCTTTCCAGGTTAAAGTATTACCTGATTCGGTAAAACAAGCAGTCCTCTCAAATATTGTAATTAAACAATTTGACGTTTTTACAGATTTAATAGATGATATTGTTAAACGAATTACTAACATTAAAGCATTGATTGCTCACAATATGTATGTAAGAAGTCTTAAGAAGGAAAAAACACAGGAAGGAATGTAg
- a CDS encoding apical ring associated protein 1, putative, with amino-acid sequence MSILYIPNSMSLYKTGVSISVSPPQYVCVVPIVATPTVFSAPLQMNLSTVIFSSKNQRTTIIV; translated from the coding sequence ATGTCTATATTATACATTCCAAATTCAATGTCCTTATATAAGACAGGTGTATCAATATCCGTCTCTCCCCCACAATATGTATGCGTGGTTCCGATCGTAGCAACGCCAACAGTTTTTAGTGCACCTTTACAAATGAACCTTTCGACTGTTATTTTTTCGAGTAAAAACCAAAGAACCACTATTATTGTATGA
- a CDS encoding 2-oxoisovalerate dehydrogenase subunit alpha, mitochondrial, putative, protein MRNIVQKYLQRNSTKLFNRTSVFNLYKKCNFSGYKIYSDGLVHSEFSTELKTVNEVIKMPIYRILDTNGHLLDGHEAPFKDEEVLKIYKDMVEFSIWDEIFYGIQRQGRISFYIVNEGEEGLQFGMGKALSVDDHLYCQYRETGVLLSRGFTYTDILNQLFGTKYDEGKGRQMCICYTKKDLNIHTITTPLGSQLSHAAGCGYALKLKNQKAVAVTYCGDGSSSEGDFYAALNFASVRQSQTMFVCKNNLYAISTSIKDQYRGDGIAPRALALGIESIRVDGNDLFASYLATKKLRDICIQESKPVFIEFMSYRYGHHSTSDDSSLYRPKEENEAWRQEGVHPISRIFLYLKNKNLYSEKEDQEHRKSVKENVLKELKKYESVKRYNIVGGLFEDVYHEEDWNIKEQRENFEQFFKENKHNYDTSKFER, encoded by the coding sequence atgaGAAATATTGTTCAGAAATACTTACAAAGGAATAGCACAAAGTTATTTAACAGAACAAGTGTAttcaatttatataaaaaatgtaatttttCTGGATACAAAATTTACAGTGACGGACTAGTTCACTCTGAATTTTCTACTGAGTTAAAAACTGTAAATGAAGTTATAAAAATGCCTATTTATAGAATATTGGATACGAATGGACATTTATTAGACGGTCATGAAGCGCCATTTAAGGATGAAGaagtattaaaaatttacaaGGATATGGTTGAATTTTCTATATGGgatgaaatattttatggAATACAAAGACAAGGTAgaatatcattttatatagtTAATGAAGGAGAAGAAGGTTTACAATTTGGTATGGGTAAAGCATTAAGTGTTGATGATCATTTATATTGTCAATATAGAGAAACAGGTGTTTTATTATCCAGAGGTTTTACATACactgatatattaaatcaatTATTCGGTACCAAATATGATGAAGGTAAAGGTAGACAAATGTGTATATGCTATACTAAAAAagatttaaatattcatactATTACTACACCATTAGGATCTCAATTATCACATGCTGCCGGTTGTGGTTATGCATTAAAactaaaaaatcaaaaagcTGTTGCTGTTACTTATTGTGGTGATGGTTCTTCATCAGAAGGAGATTTTTATGCTGCTCTAAATTTTGCTTCTGTAAGACAATCACAAACCATGTTTGTATGCAAAAATAATTTGTATGCTATATCCACATCTATTAAAGATCAATATAGAGGTGATGGTATTGCACCAAGAGCATTAGCCCTAGGAATAGAATCCATAAGAGTAGATGGAAATGATTTATTCGCAAGTTATCTAgctacaaaaaaattaagagaTATTTGTATTCAAGAATCAAAACCAGTTTTTATTGAATTCATGTCCTATAGATATGGTCACCATAGTACTTCTGATGATTCTAGTTTGTACAGAccaaaagaagaaaatgaagcTTGGAGACAAGAAGGAGTACACCCAATTAGTAGAATCTTTTTATATCTCAAGAATAAAAACTTATATAGTGAAAAAGAAGATCAAGAACACAGAAAAAGTGTCAAAGAAAAtgtattaaaagaattaaaaaaatatgaaagtgttaaaagatataatattgttGGTGGATTATTTGAAGATGTATATCATGAAGAAGACTGGAACATTAAAGAACAAAGAGAAAACTTTGAGCAGTTTTTCaaagaaaataaacataattatGATACATCAAAATTTGAGCGATGA
- a CDS encoding mitochondrial ribosomal protein S35 precursor, putative, producing the protein MYAVKKVNILKPHLWNLPWRKYYENKINKIYKYSYYNEHNVYSFHTFTRYNINNEIYKDMDVKNKYYMFNQIRNKKNRKKRERVTLNDEQKNTKLKLPIIRLEDRTTVCETPSVISKNIKKEILKVCVGKDRTRRHFKFRNKYRIRKLLSLTHDKENIKQKNPSAFITPLTKLQHESTLPRTLDHDRFTFPHTFHYSIIWHGSSIVDNEENNICYFTANIKDLSLSSKEKKKFIQVLGDERVDLKSQLVCLESNFFNTYNHNAAYLGDALQLLMNKIKTL; encoded by the coding sequence atgtatGCTGTGAAAAAGGTTAACATTCTGAAACCCCACCTTTGGAATCTTCCATGgagaaaatattatgaaaataaaataaataaaatttataagtaTAGTTATTATAATGAACATAATGTGTATTCTTTTCATACATTTAcaagatataatattaataatgaaatatataaagatatggATGTAAAAAACAAgtattatatgtttaatcAAATTAGAAACAAAAAGAATaggaaaaaaagagaaaggGTAACTTTAAATGATGAgcaaaaaaatacaaaattaaaattgCCCATTATAAGATTAGAAGATAGAACTACAGTATGTGAAACACCAAGTGTTATtagtaaaaatattaaaaaggagATTTTGAAAGTTTGTGTAGGAAAAGATAGAACTAGAAGACATTTTAAATTTAGAAATAAATATCGTATTCGAAAATTATTAAGTCTGACAcatgataaagaaaatataaaacaaaaaaacccAAGTGCATTTATAACACCCCTAACCAAATTACAACATGAATCAACATTACCACGTACATTAGATCATGATCGATTTACATTTCCACACACTTTTCATTATTCAATAATTTGGCATGGTTCTTCAATTGttgataatgaagaaaataatatatgctATTTTACAGCAAATATAAAAGACTTATCCTTATCATCaaaagagaaaaagaaatttattcAAGTATTAGGTGATGAGAGAGTAGATTTAAAAAGCCAATTAGTTTGTTTAGAGagcaatttttttaatacatataaccATAATGCTGCATATTTGGGGGATGCCCTACAGCTTCTaatgaacaaaattaaaacattGTAG